TGTAATAATAAAACATTGATACAAAAGCTCGAACAATTATGGTATCACCACTATTTGTGTTAATAGAAAAAAGCATAATATGGCTGATACATGGATATCAAATCAGTATTAGTCCCATATTGGGCCATCATTGTCGTTTTCAAAAAACATGTTCTCAATACGGGGTAGAATCAATACGTAAATTTGGAGTATTACGAGGTATTTGGATAACATGTATTCGTGTTTTGCGATGTCACCCTTTAACATTAAATAGCGATAAAGATTTTAAATATTATTCATATTCACATATTCAGGACATAATCAATATGGATTCGCAACGCAATTTCTTTGTGATAGCTTTTTTAATTATGTCGTTTATACTATGGCAAACATGGCAAACAGAATATCACCAAAGAACGAACATTAATAAAATAGATATACAACATGCAAATACATATCCATTGATTCGTGCTGAAAATAATGATGAGATCAAACATGTTCATAATACAAATCCTGTGATTACAGTAAAAACAGATGTATTGTCGCTCAAAATAAATACTTATGGAGGAGATATTGAAGAAGCATATCTATTAAATTATTTAGAGAATTTACATTCTAAGGAGCCTTTTCATTTATTAAGTACTTCACAAGAATTTACATATCAAACAACAAGCGGACTAATAAACGAAAATGTTCCGAATAAAAAAAAACTATTGTATACTACCGAAACTAATCAAAGTACATACTTTATACCAAAAAATAAAAACAAACTACAGTTAACTCTAACACATTACACCTCCGATGGAATTACATATACTAAGAATTATATTTTCAATAGAAATGATTACTTCATATATTTATTTTACACCGTAAATAATATGAGCACTTCTCCGTTAAAAATTAAGTTGTTTGGCGATATCATACAATCTGAACACTATCCAAAATCACACAATAACAGCAACAATGACGGAGATAATTTTCCTTTATACTCTTATCGAGGATCAGCATACTCTACTGATAAAAAAAAATATCAAAAATATAGCTTTAAAGATATAAAAAATATGAACTTAAACATTAATACTTCTAAAGGTTGGATAGCAATGTCACAAAAATATTTTGCGACAGCTTGGATACCCATTACTCAAGGAAATAATACATTTTATACTACATATCATGATAACAATAGTGTTTCTATAGGTTTTCAATCTGATTCAATATCCCTCCCAATAGGAGAAACAGGTACATTCCAATCTATATTATGGATAGGTCCAAAAATTCAAGAAAAAATGAAAGAAATAACTCCAAATTTAGAACTAGTAATTGATTACGGATGGTTATGGTTTATTTCTCAACCATTGTTTAAATTATTGAGTTTTATTCACAGTTACATAGAAAATTGGGGTATATCTATTGTTATAATAACATTAGTGATACGTCTAACCATGTATCCGTTAACCAAAGCGCAATATACTTCTATGGCAAAAATACGCATGCTACAACCCAAATTATCTGCAATACAGGAGGCATATAAACACGATAAATATCAATATCATCAAAAAACTATAGAGTTATATAAAACAGAAAAAGTGAATCCGTTAGGGGGATGTTTGCCTTTATTAATTCAAATGCCAATATTTTTGGCTTTATACTATATGTTGTCAGGTTCCGTAGAATTAAGACACGCTAAATTTGCTTTCTGGATTCATGATTTATCTGCTCCGGATCCTTATTATATATTGCCTATATTAATGGGAATTAGTATGTTTTTCATACAAAAAATGTCTCCTACTACAATTAGTGATGCGATACAAAAAAAAATGATGACGATCATGTTAATAATTTTTACTATATTTTTTTTCTGGTTCCCATCTGGTTTAGTATTATATTATATAGCGAGCAATATGATCACCATCATTCAACAATACATGATTCATAGAGAATTAGAAAAACAAGGATTACACAATAAAACAACTCACAAAAATATTTAAAAATTTATAGATTAAAAATACTTACACATTATCATATATCTTAAAATAACATAAAAATGAACTATACAACAGATACAGTGGTTGCTATTTCCACACCTCCAGGACGTGGAGGTATTGGAGTTATACGAATATCTGGAAAATCAGTTCCTATAATTGCTGGTAAATTATTAGGCAAAATACCACATCCCAGAACAGCAGAATATTTACCATTTTTAGACACAGATGGATCCATACTAGAGAAAGTAATAGCCTTGTTTTTTCCTGAACCAAATTCTTTTACCGGAGAAAACATACTAGAGATTCATGGACACGGAGGTCAAATAATTCTAGATATATTATTGGAACGTATTTTAAAAATATCCTCTGATATTCGAATAGCACACCCAGGGGAATTTACTAAACGAGCATTCTTAAATAATAAGATAGATCTCATTCAAGCAGAATCAATAGCTGACATTATCGATGCTACTTCATATCAAGCTGCAAAATCAGCATCAAATTCTTTACAAGGAATGTTTTCGCGTAAAATACATATAATATCAGAACAACTTACTAATCTACGCATGTACGTCGAATCATCTATTGACTTTTCAGAAGATGAAATTAGCATCATTTCATATGAAGATATTAAAAACAAATTGAAAAAAATTATCAACAATATACAACAAATGCATAAATCAACCTGTCATGGTGTTTTGCTCCGTGAAGGAATAAAAATAGTAATTGCTGGAAAACCAAACGCTGGAAAATCTAGTTTATTTAATGCGTTAATTGGAATTGATAGAGCAATTACAAGTACGATATCTGGAACCACACGAGACACATTAACTGAATGTATTCAGTTAGATGGAATAACATTCCATATCACTGATACTGCTGGACTACAAAAGAACAGTGACAATGAAATAGAACAAATTGGAATGAAACGTGCATGGGAAGAATTAAGTAATGCAGATCATATATTATGGGTAATTGATCCTAATGATCACATAAATACAGAACATAGCATCACACTACAACATGTAGAAAAAATATTGTGTTATAAAAATAAAAAAACTCCGATTACAATCATACATAATAAATCCGATTTAACTAATAATCCAATCGGAATCAATATGATCAATGATTATACAATCATCACATTATCAGCTTTATTTGACGATGGAACGAATTTATTAAAAGAACATTTAAGCAATAATATAAAATTAAAAATCCAGAAAGATTACTCTTATAATCTTTCTGAAAATCAAGGAAATTTTATCGCGCGTAGACGTCACTTAAAAGCGCTTGAAAAATCTTCTCAATTTCTTGTGTCTGCTCAAACACAACTATTGTCTGCTATGACAATCAATGAACTCTTCGCTGAAGATCTAAGATTAGCACATAAGGAATTGAGTAAAATTTTGGGAAAATTTACTCCTGACGATCTACTAAAAAAAATATTTTCTACATTTTGTATTGGAAAATAATGCATGATAAACGCGCATAATCAATTTTCAAATATTTTTTACAAATATAAATTTCCTTGAAAATCTGTAATTAGAATGTTGTGTTCGGATATAACTAATAAATAAAAAATAACACTTATTTTTTTGATCGCTTCTTCCAATTTAAAATAGAAAATTGTCGTATTCTACTAATAATAGTTTCCCCAGGAGGTACATCTCGAGTTACTGTAGTTCCGGCTCCAATAGTTGCGTTTTTTCCAATAGTTATTGGAGCTATTAATTGACTATCCGCTCCAATAAAAACGTCATCACCAATAATAGTATGATGTTTCTTGATGCTGTCATAATTGCAAATAATAGTGCCAGCTCCGATATTTACTTGATCACCAATGTTTGCATCACCTAAATAACTAAGGTGTTTGACCTTAGATTTCTCGCCCAATTGAGTATTCTTTATTTCTACAAAATTTCCCACATGACTTTTTTTCTTTAATTCAGTTCCTGGTCTCAACCGAACAAATGGACCAACTTTACTTTGAAGACTTATTTTTGTATTTTCAATAATTGAAAACGGATATATTTCTACATCATCTTCAACCACTGTGTCTTTCAATATACAACTTGCGCCTATTTTAACTCTATTCCCCAAAGAAACATGTCCCTCAATGATCACATTTATATCAATATACACATCTTTTCCATGTACTAAGTTTCCTCTTAAATTAAATCTATTTGGATCAGCAATCATCAACCCTGACAATAAAAAACATTGTATTTTTCTTTGTTGATATTGTT
This sequence is a window from Blochmannia endosymbiont of Camponotus sp. C-003. Protein-coding genes within it:
- the yidC gene encoding membrane protein insertase YidC, translated to MVSPLFVLIEKSIIWLIHGYQISISPILGHHCRFQKTCSQYGVESIRKFGVLRGIWITCIRVLRCHPLTLNSDKDFKYYSYSHIQDIINMDSQRNFFVIAFLIMSFILWQTWQTEYHQRTNINKIDIQHANTYPLIRAENNDEIKHVHNTNPVITVKTDVLSLKINTYGGDIEEAYLLNYLENLHSKEPFHLLSTSQEFTYQTTSGLINENVPNKKKLLYTTETNQSTYFIPKNKNKLQLTLTHYTSDGITYTKNYIFNRNDYFIYLFYTVNNMSTSPLKIKLFGDIIQSEHYPKSHNNSNNDGDNFPLYSYRGSAYSTDKKKYQKYSFKDIKNMNLNINTSKGWIAMSQKYFATAWIPITQGNNTFYTTYHDNNSVSIGFQSDSISLPIGETGTFQSILWIGPKIQEKMKEITPNLELVIDYGWLWFISQPLFKLLSFIHSYIENWGISIVIITLVIRLTMYPLTKAQYTSMAKIRMLQPKLSAIQEAYKHDKYQYHQKTIELYKTEKVNPLGGCLPLLIQMPIFLALYYMLSGSVELRHAKFAFWIHDLSAPDPYYILPILMGISMFFIQKMSPTTISDAIQKKMMTIMLIIFTIFFFWFPSGLVLYYIASNMITIIQQYMIHRELEKQGLHNKTTHKNI
- the mnmE gene encoding tRNA uridine-5-carboxymethylaminomethyl(34) synthesis GTPase MnmE; the protein is MNYTTDTVVAISTPPGRGGIGVIRISGKSVPIIAGKLLGKIPHPRTAEYLPFLDTDGSILEKVIALFFPEPNSFTGENILEIHGHGGQIILDILLERILKISSDIRIAHPGEFTKRAFLNNKIDLIQAESIADIIDATSYQAAKSASNSLQGMFSRKIHIISEQLTNLRMYVESSIDFSEDEISIISYEDIKNKLKKIINNIQQMHKSTCHGVLLREGIKIVIAGKPNAGKSSLFNALIGIDRAITSTISGTTRDTLTECIQLDGITFHITDTAGLQKNSDNEIEQIGMKRAWEELSNADHILWVIDPNDHINTEHSITLQHVEKILCYKNKKTPITIIHNKSDLTNNPIGINMINDYTIITLSALFDDGTNLLKEHLSNNIKLKIQKDYSYNLSENQGNFIARRRHLKALEKSSQFLVSAQTQLLSAMTINELFAEDLRLAHKELSKILGKFTPDDLLKKIFSTFCIGK